From the Leucobacter tenebrionis genome, one window contains:
- a CDS encoding IS1249 family transposase yields the protein MLCGTKLVKNGKHPSGTQRWRCKNCGTSSVRKRPDLTQREQLREFVSWLTGKHSQPEIDGTRTGRTFRRRTAWCWGMRPTLPPCKTIFHAVMVDGIWIGSWCLLIALSDTGRVLAWQWSGGETTAAWAALLEQIPSPGVLVSDGGSGLPSALRQAWPHTQHQRCLFHLQLNVTRHLTRNPRTRAGRALRQLVMQLGEVWDEDAAISWQIRLDEWWRAFGHLTRERTLLRNGNFGFTHDRLRKAWLLVRNVVRKNLLFTYIIYGNPRTTSPLEGGVNAQLRDLLKRHRGMSEEHRRRAAEWFLTLHELSLDEALNTAAPEPQKPPPKPQEEPTGPALYDTGLDASEGLWKRTGWAGRA from the coding sequence ATGCTATGCGGGACCAAACTCGTGAAGAACGGGAAACACCCCTCAGGAACACAGCGTTGGCGATGCAAGAACTGCGGCACCTCGAGCGTTCGGAAACGCCCCGATCTCACCCAGCGTGAGCAGTTGCGCGAGTTCGTGTCCTGGCTCACGGGCAAGCATTCTCAACCCGAGATCGATGGCACCCGGACCGGGCGCACGTTCCGCCGTAGAACGGCCTGGTGCTGGGGCATGCGGCCGACATTGCCGCCCTGCAAGACGATCTTCCACGCGGTCATGGTCGATGGGATCTGGATCGGATCGTGGTGCTTGCTGATCGCGCTCTCCGACACCGGCCGGGTGCTCGCCTGGCAGTGGTCAGGCGGGGAAACCACCGCAGCCTGGGCCGCGCTGCTCGAGCAGATCCCGTCTCCCGGGGTGCTGGTCTCGGACGGTGGCAGCGGGCTCCCGTCCGCACTCCGGCAGGCATGGCCGCACACGCAGCATCAACGCTGTCTGTTCCACCTGCAACTGAACGTGACCCGGCACCTCACGAGGAATCCACGCACCAGAGCCGGGCGCGCCCTGCGCCAGCTCGTGATGCAGCTGGGCGAGGTCTGGGACGAGGACGCCGCGATCTCGTGGCAGATCCGACTCGATGAATGGTGGCGCGCATTCGGACACCTCACCCGCGAACGAACTCTGCTGAGAAACGGGAACTTCGGTTTCACCCATGACCGACTCCGCAAAGCCTGGCTCCTGGTCCGCAACGTGGTCAGGAAAAACCTGCTGTTCACCTACATCATCTACGGGAACCCACGCACGACCTCCCCGCTGGAAGGCGGCGTGAACGCGCAACTGCGAGACCTCCTCAAGCGTCACCGCGGCATGAGCGAGGAGCACCGCAGGCGAGCCGCGGAATGGTTCCTCACCCTGCACGAACTCTCACTCGACGAGGCACTCAACACTGCCGCTCCGGAACCGCAGAAGCCACCACCGAAACCACAGGAAGAACCCACCGGACCCGCCCTCTACGACACCGGCCTCGATGCCAGCGAAGGACTCTGGAAACGAACCGGCTGGGCCGGCCGGGCCTGA
- a CDS encoding TrlF family AAA-like ATPase produces MNDKTGPGARWVRAALQVNPYEYQGKNAPSATYNTEADYNKALLDECEAQGIELFAITDHWKVDSALQLIRDAADRGIVALPGFEANSDEGIHILVIFEAGTSAATINAAIGMCGVSPGCANGTTGEPFTDILEKMTAQGALVIPAHVNVPNSGLLTGRAGQPLVTKIKHPDLHALGITPSQPDGTDQAAILNGTKPYDRAHPLAAIHADDVTKPCALQSEGASCWFKVSRLSVDSLKLAVRTPETRVSLEDPAIEPRPTLKEISWVGGFLDGVTIPLSTDLTTLIGGRGTGKSTAIESLRFVLGLTPIGAEAKRDHDGIVSGVLKSGTVVKLLVETTSPSVRTFTIERSVNNLPVVKDESGTATNLRPVDVIANVEIFGQHELAELTNDSSKVASMLQRFQGSGELTAEHIETLAKLKLNREKLTRAEEGRTQLEDELADVPRLEEQVRHYTDTDVPTRLKEVTRLTQDEAVFTEATARVATAQESLTALTDPQLITKLEAAFENIDDSPRSDYLKRAQAASTALAAKLTALAAEARTALDAASLEIETAKTEWSDAVREQRDEHDEVLRKLVEEGLEPNKYLDTTRALETLKAKESRRAGIATSLRGLQTERDILLQALAGHENDRARELTEAIRAANAATGGVVIVKPVPASDRKHIKSLIEQSISGQRNRIMAAIDQDNFSTRAFVEAARAGESELSAQFSISGAQARSLLEAGEPLFRQLEEQSVGQAVEVQLDVQAGTGTREFKKMDDLSKGQRATALLLLLLGASNAPLVIDQPEDDLDNRFVYDGIVTNLRTLKGKRQIIASTHNANVPVLGDAELIVALEGDGQNGRAAADGIGSLDDVTIRSHVENVLEGGPAAFNARQHLYGF; encoded by the coding sequence ATGAACGATAAGACTGGCCCCGGGGCACGATGGGTGCGAGCCGCACTCCAGGTGAACCCCTACGAATACCAAGGGAAGAACGCGCCGTCGGCGACGTACAACACGGAGGCGGACTACAACAAGGCCCTGCTCGACGAATGCGAAGCGCAGGGTATCGAGCTGTTCGCCATCACGGATCACTGGAAGGTCGACTCCGCACTTCAGCTCATCCGCGACGCAGCCGATCGGGGCATCGTTGCCCTTCCCGGCTTCGAGGCGAACTCCGACGAGGGCATCCACATCCTTGTGATCTTCGAAGCGGGCACCAGCGCAGCGACGATCAACGCCGCGATCGGGATGTGCGGGGTATCACCTGGCTGCGCCAACGGGACAACCGGCGAGCCGTTTACCGACATCCTCGAGAAGATGACCGCGCAGGGCGCCCTCGTGATTCCTGCCCACGTCAACGTTCCGAACAGCGGCCTCCTGACTGGCCGCGCTGGACAGCCACTCGTCACCAAGATCAAGCACCCGGACCTTCATGCACTCGGCATCACACCGAGCCAACCCGATGGCACAGACCAGGCGGCGATCCTCAACGGCACCAAGCCCTATGACAGGGCTCACCCGCTTGCCGCGATCCATGCCGACGATGTGACGAAGCCGTGCGCCCTCCAGAGCGAGGGGGCGAGCTGCTGGTTCAAGGTCAGTCGCCTCTCCGTGGACAGCCTCAAGCTCGCTGTCCGAACGCCTGAGACTCGAGTCTCGCTGGAGGATCCCGCAATCGAACCGCGCCCCACCCTGAAAGAAATCTCGTGGGTCGGCGGCTTTCTGGATGGCGTGACGATTCCGCTTTCGACCGATCTCACGACACTCATTGGCGGACGAGGCACTGGGAAATCGACGGCCATCGAGAGCCTCCGATTTGTGCTGGGGCTCACCCCGATCGGTGCGGAGGCGAAGCGAGACCATGACGGCATCGTGAGCGGTGTGCTCAAGTCGGGCACCGTGGTGAAGCTGCTCGTCGAGACCACCTCGCCGTCGGTGCGTACGTTCACCATCGAGCGCTCTGTCAACAACCTTCCGGTAGTGAAAGACGAGAGCGGTACTGCCACCAACCTGCGGCCAGTCGACGTCATCGCAAACGTGGAGATCTTCGGGCAACACGAGCTTGCCGAACTGACGAACGACAGCTCGAAGGTCGCGAGCATGCTGCAGCGGTTCCAAGGGAGTGGCGAACTGACGGCCGAGCACATCGAGACTTTGGCCAAGCTCAAGCTGAACCGAGAGAAATTGACTCGTGCAGAGGAGGGGCGAACCCAGCTCGAGGATGAGCTTGCGGACGTCCCTCGGCTCGAGGAGCAGGTGCGGCACTACACCGACACGGATGTGCCGACTCGCCTCAAGGAAGTCACGCGACTCACCCAGGACGAAGCGGTATTCACTGAAGCAACGGCGCGCGTGGCCACAGCTCAGGAATCGCTAACAGCGCTCACCGACCCGCAGCTGATCACGAAGCTTGAGGCCGCGTTCGAGAACATTGACGACTCACCCAGATCTGACTATCTCAAGCGCGCTCAGGCTGCGTCGACGGCACTTGCCGCCAAGCTGACGGCCCTTGCGGCTGAGGCCCGCACAGCGCTCGACGCGGCATCTTTGGAGATCGAGACAGCGAAGACCGAATGGTCAGACGCAGTTCGCGAGCAGCGCGACGAGCACGATGAGGTGCTTCGCAAGCTCGTGGAGGAGGGGCTGGAGCCCAACAAGTACCTCGACACGACCAGGGCACTGGAGACGTTGAAGGCCAAGGAGTCTCGACGCGCCGGTATTGCAACGAGCCTTCGGGGCCTGCAAACCGAGCGGGACATCCTGCTGCAGGCGCTCGCAGGCCACGAGAACGATCGGGCACGAGAACTGACCGAAGCGATCCGTGCCGCGAACGCCGCGACTGGCGGCGTCGTGATCGTAAAGCCCGTCCCCGCGTCGGATCGGAAGCACATCAAGTCGTTGATCGAGCAGTCCATCTCCGGTCAGCGCAATCGCATCATGGCGGCTATCGACCAGGACAACTTCTCAACGCGAGCCTTCGTAGAGGCGGCGCGAGCCGGAGAGTCGGAACTGAGCGCACAGTTCTCGATCAGCGGTGCACAGGCGCGGTCTCTGCTTGAGGCCGGAGAGCCTCTTTTCCGACAGCTCGAGGAGCAATCAGTGGGGCAAGCGGTGGAGGTTCAACTCGACGTTCAGGCAGGAACGGGCACGCGCGAGTTCAAGAAGATGGACGATCTGTCGAAGGGGCAGCGCGCGACCGCCCTGCTCCTTCTCCTGCTCGGCGCATCGAACGCTCCGCTCGTGATCGATCAGCCCGAGGACGATCTGGACAACCGATTCGTCTATGACGGCATCGTCACCAACCTTCGGACTCTGAAGGGTAAGCGTCAGATCATCGCGAGCACTCACAATGCGAACGTTCCAGTGCTTGGCGATGCTGAGTTGATCGTGGCTCTCGAAGGGGATGGTCAGAATGGTCGAGCTGCAGCGGACGGCATCGGTTCCCTGGACGATGTGACCATTCGTTCCCACGTTGAGAACGTGCTCGAGGGCGGGCCAGCAGCTTTCAACGCTCGACAGCATCTTTACGGGTTCTAG
- a CDS encoding ApeA N-terminal domain 1-containing protein yields the protein MKPAKETSAVKLPFETGEYLITWQVPDRRGGHLAIPGLLTVEQGKYPTGILYGDLPIEWVSEGATGVASFPQRHAFDVLTGRLSSGAYVALMNGELSYSFPGSGRAVGAFAALSLDAFDTAEHRKYASIELQIEGLESVAGVAPISRVKMPMKAGDEPVWEATVDKDAKFTWSVGGQSMIFSYDYSVRALDGYEFRMAFGPVLRLNSDEPLTVVDWWLEWVRPLRQLISLLTGAPRELRYLLTLVDEAAPRSHRDQVFGWDITHLPVNSTRAAVEEIRSAVNLANDDLSLLDLLHAWQRQITARHPLFETYGAMATATDQHPRSRFLLLLQALEGSYGFENRAKHEANKEKYGLKRESILARAQQLLEKADFTFINKNLRREAQQGLDSALSDLLKRLPDEVSEELTKTELIKAVRKEDTGKGTLPLQTALTRARNTLSHGSGSFEPQHLAIVADILERAVRSEAIRLLGAPLGAQERAARNGER from the coding sequence ATGAAACCAGCCAAGGAGACCTCAGCAGTCAAGCTGCCGTTTGAGACCGGCGAGTACCTCATCACCTGGCAGGTGCCCGACCGTAGGGGTGGCCATCTGGCGATTCCGGGACTTCTGACCGTTGAGCAGGGGAAGTACCCAACCGGGATCCTGTACGGCGATCTGCCGATCGAGTGGGTGTCCGAAGGAGCCACGGGAGTCGCCTCGTTCCCACAGCGCCACGCCTTCGACGTCCTCACAGGCCGACTCTCAAGCGGGGCCTACGTGGCCCTGATGAACGGCGAACTCAGCTACAGCTTCCCAGGAAGCGGCCGAGCCGTGGGAGCCTTCGCAGCACTGTCACTTGACGCATTCGACACGGCGGAACACCGGAAGTACGCCTCCATCGAGCTCCAGATCGAGGGGCTGGAATCGGTCGCGGGGGTCGCCCCAATCTCTCGCGTCAAAATGCCGATGAAGGCTGGCGACGAGCCAGTCTGGGAAGCCACCGTCGACAAGGACGCCAAGTTCACCTGGAGCGTCGGCGGCCAGTCGATGATTTTCAGCTACGACTACAGCGTGCGGGCGCTCGACGGCTACGAATTCAGGATGGCCTTCGGCCCTGTCCTGCGCCTCAACTCAGACGAGCCACTGACGGTTGTCGATTGGTGGCTTGAGTGGGTGCGCCCTCTCCGCCAGCTCATCTCACTCCTGACGGGTGCTCCCCGTGAGCTTCGGTACCTTCTCACGCTGGTCGATGAGGCCGCCCCGCGCTCGCACCGCGACCAAGTGTTCGGCTGGGACATCACCCACCTGCCCGTCAACTCAACCCGCGCTGCCGTCGAGGAGATTCGTTCGGCGGTCAACCTTGCGAACGACGACCTGAGCCTGCTCGACCTACTACATGCCTGGCAGCGACAGATCACGGCTAGGCACCCTCTCTTTGAGACCTACGGTGCGATGGCAACGGCTACTGACCAACATCCCCGCTCGAGGTTCCTACTTCTGCTCCAAGCGCTGGAGGGATCATACGGCTTCGAGAACCGCGCCAAGCATGAGGCGAACAAAGAGAAGTACGGCCTCAAGCGGGAGAGCATACTTGCGCGTGCCCAGCAACTTCTCGAGAAGGCCGACTTCACATTCATCAACAAGAACCTCCGTCGGGAGGCTCAGCAGGGCCTCGACTCGGCGCTCTCAGATCTACTGAAGCGACTACCGGACGAAGTCTCGGAGGAACTCACGAAGACCGAACTGATCAAGGCCGTTCGCAAGGAAGACACCGGTAAAGGAACGCTCCCGCTCCAGACTGCTCTCACAAGAGCCCGAAACACACTGTCGCACGGCTCAGGCTCATTCGAACCCCAGCACTTGGCGATCGTGGCTGACATCCTCGAACGGGCGGTGCGTTCTGAGGCCATCCGATTGCTTGGTGCTCCGCTCGGCGCGCAGGAGCGTGCAGCCAGGAACGGGGAGCGCTGA
- a CDS encoding TatD family hydrolase, whose translation MAPQLPPLDLHAHINPKTRSADLERLGAVVFAATRSLDEYESVRARRDQVTIWGVGCHPGVAQAQQDFDATRFSSLLASTAFVSEIGLDGRSKVPIADQEQVFASVLSALQRTPRVASIHSSGASGRVLGALERTPIKGAVLHWWRGNEAETLRAIELDCWFSINAAGMKYPADVSLIPLERILTETDHPSGDRTSTLPRQPGSVDDVEQALARIYSLDVQAVRRQVWANLVRLVGETNVDGLLPAAVRRMIAFARANGAPR comes from the coding sequence ATGGCACCCCAGCTTCCCCCGCTCGACCTGCATGCGCATATCAACCCGAAGACTCGCTCCGCCGACCTCGAGCGGCTCGGCGCAGTCGTGTTCGCGGCGACTCGATCGTTGGACGAGTACGAGTCCGTCAGAGCTCGTCGCGATCAGGTCACGATCTGGGGCGTCGGCTGTCATCCAGGCGTCGCGCAGGCGCAGCAGGACTTCGACGCAACGAGGTTTAGCTCATTGCTCGCGTCGACCGCCTTCGTGAGTGAGATCGGGTTGGACGGGCGCTCAAAGGTGCCCATTGCGGATCAGGAGCAGGTGTTCGCCTCGGTGCTTAGCGCGCTTCAGAGGACCCCCCGCGTCGCCTCTATCCACAGTTCAGGTGCGTCGGGCCGCGTTCTGGGCGCGCTGGAGCGAACGCCGATCAAGGGTGCTGTGCTCCACTGGTGGCGCGGCAACGAGGCCGAGACGTTGCGGGCGATCGAACTCGACTGCTGGTTCTCGATCAACGCCGCAGGGATGAAGTACCCGGCTGACGTCTCGCTGATCCCGCTCGAGCGGATTCTTACCGAGACCGACCATCCGTCCGGTGATCGCACATCCACTTTGCCGCGACAGCCGGGTTCCGTCGACGACGTCGAACAGGCGCTGGCGAGGATTTACAGTCTCGATGTCCAAGCTGTCCGCAGGCAGGTCTGGGCGAACCTGGTCCGCCTTGTGGGTGAGACGAACGTTGACGGCCTTCTCCCTGCCGCTGTTCGGCGGATGATCGCCTTCGCGCGTGCGAACGGAGCGCCGCGATGA
- a CDS encoding KAP family P-loop NTPase fold protein produces the protein MTSSYPLWSDEPATQDLLAFRAVAETAADAIFDDGLDPVAIGLSGAWGSGKTSVLELIKSEITERSKDSDRKVLVISTQPWLYDPAVGPKESLLAEVLGALSKEFKESDPVGKAGLEAFKKLVRKVNWSKAVKMAAKTAITMQLPNIDDVFGLVSDEPDSLDSEKGMTAFREEFETLLADPALAHLSRVVVLVDDLDRCLPDTVVETLEAIRLFLSAKRMSFVIAADEDRVAEAIQQKLKTAAPKNEDEDPAKLYLHKIVQTTIPLPALSRFDTEAYLFLLLAKSELSEDEAAYASFVTKCDELRIGGGSLDDLEVEDGSVLAEHLVTATRLTPILYEKFHGNPRRIKRFLNDLNVRQAVARRRGFELEPDEVAKLMVLERILTDDFETVLGWLASNQLRDKLDALDVAANGRVETIEEPASETSEEETPKERGARKKPAVTEPEPEPARDDDFSDTLRRWAKLPPVLDASAISGYLYLAASFAKIEVIDTGLPERLRDLAVALASSLKLDRAGVTDETLKLLPEGDAQILVGHLGRRTRDQPALQKFTVESLLRLAAQQPSTQPSVVAALKSLPAAHVEPATIIKLRPLDQAVYRPVLEAWRDGSDDQQLQQSVGIVETAWSGNGN, from the coding sequence ATGACCTCCTCATACCCGCTCTGGTCGGATGAGCCCGCCACCCAGGATCTGCTGGCCTTTCGTGCCGTGGCGGAGACGGCCGCGGACGCCATCTTCGACGATGGACTCGACCCGGTGGCAATCGGTCTGTCTGGTGCTTGGGGCAGCGGCAAGACCAGTGTGCTGGAGTTGATCAAGTCCGAGATCACGGAGCGCTCCAAAGATAGCGATCGCAAGGTGCTCGTCATCTCGACGCAGCCGTGGCTTTACGACCCGGCAGTCGGCCCGAAGGAGAGCCTCCTTGCTGAGGTGCTCGGCGCACTCAGCAAGGAGTTCAAAGAGTCAGACCCGGTTGGCAAGGCTGGCCTCGAAGCCTTTAAGAAGCTCGTTCGCAAGGTGAACTGGTCGAAGGCGGTCAAGATGGCCGCGAAGACCGCCATCACCATGCAGCTGCCAAACATCGATGACGTCTTCGGGCTGGTGAGCGACGAGCCTGACAGCCTCGACAGCGAGAAAGGCATGACCGCCTTCCGCGAAGAGTTCGAGACGTTGTTGGCTGATCCCGCGCTGGCCCACCTGTCGCGTGTGGTGGTGCTCGTCGACGATCTCGACCGCTGCCTGCCGGACACTGTGGTCGAGACCCTTGAAGCGATCAGGCTGTTCCTTTCGGCCAAGCGCATGTCCTTCGTCATCGCGGCCGATGAGGATCGCGTCGCCGAGGCGATCCAGCAGAAGCTCAAGACTGCGGCTCCGAAAAACGAGGATGAGGATCCGGCCAAGCTCTACCTGCACAAGATCGTCCAGACGACCATCCCTCTTCCCGCGCTGAGCCGATTCGACACCGAGGCGTATCTTTTCCTCCTTCTCGCGAAGTCCGAGCTGAGCGAAGACGAGGCGGCATATGCGTCCTTCGTCACGAAGTGCGACGAGCTGCGCATAGGTGGCGGCAGCCTCGACGACCTGGAGGTCGAGGATGGCAGTGTGCTGGCGGAGCACCTTGTCACGGCCACACGCCTGACGCCAATCCTCTATGAGAAGTTCCACGGCAATCCGCGCCGCATTAAGCGGTTCCTCAACGACCTGAATGTACGCCAGGCCGTTGCCCGGCGTCGTGGATTCGAGCTGGAGCCGGATGAGGTTGCCAAGCTCATGGTGCTGGAGCGCATCCTCACCGATGACTTTGAGACCGTGCTCGGCTGGCTCGCGTCGAACCAGCTGCGCGACAAGCTTGACGCGCTCGACGTTGCTGCGAACGGTCGCGTAGAGACGATTGAGGAACCTGCGTCTGAAACTTCCGAGGAAGAGACGCCGAAGGAGCGCGGCGCCAGAAAGAAGCCTGCCGTTACCGAGCCGGAGCCAGAGCCCGCTCGTGATGACGACTTCAGCGACACTCTCCGCCGCTGGGCGAAACTCCCGCCCGTACTTGATGCATCCGCCATCTCCGGGTACCTCTACCTTGCTGCCTCATTCGCCAAGATCGAGGTCATCGACACCGGGCTACCCGAGCGTCTCCGCGACCTCGCGGTTGCCCTGGCCTCGAGCCTCAAGCTCGACCGTGCAGGCGTCACCGACGAAACCTTGAAGCTGCTTCCAGAGGGCGACGCCCAGATCTTGGTCGGCCATCTCGGACGCCGAACTCGCGATCAGCCCGCTCTGCAGAAGTTCACCGTCGAGAGCCTGCTTCGCCTCGCGGCGCAGCAGCCCAGTACCCAGCCGAGTGTTGTGGCGGCGCTGAAGAGTCTTCCCGCCGCCCACGTCGAACCGGCGACGATCATCAAGCTTCGACCGCTGGATCAGGCGGTCTATCGGCCGGTGCTTGAGGCCTGGCGGGACGGGTCAGACGACCAGCAACTCCAGCAGTCTGTGGGCATCGTCGAGACGGCGTGGAGCGGCAATGGGAACTAG
- a CDS encoding DEAD/DEAH box helicase family protein has translation MSGFADFPLAKGLSAVVDPLIPGIVDGTGSKLLDQVTPVTAELLRFWFQQDYCELRELNFHAGQRAAILHIIYAHEVLGTARLRDLYEAVAPEAMLEGGVLGEVTRDRHDHPKYAAKMATGTGKTWVLNALLVWQYLNKLANPQDPRFSSNFLLVAPGLIVYDRLLDSFQGKEQNGERDFSTSDIYRQQDLFIPDTYRTQVFTFLQSSVVTKTEIGRKVTGSGLIAITNWHLLAGKEDPDFLDDDEVEAPGAEIDPKAAVESFFPLTPGTSAGNALDVLDRRFLRGGPLQALKDLPDLVVFNDEAHHIHEVRKSDEVTDVEWQKSLSEIASTKGRRFTQVDFSATPYNEVGSGRSKGKAYFPHIVVDFDLKSAMRAGLVKSLALDKRKEIAALPLDFKAERDEQKRVTGLSNGQRVMLQAGLKKLQILEEQFADADPDKHPKLLVVCEDTNVTPHVVEYLQSTGLSEDDILRVDSGRKAELGPKDWEPIREKLFDVDRHKQPKVIVSVLMLREGFDVSNIAVIVPLRSSKASILLEQTIGRGLRLMWRGDPSIDELKAETRERISKGLEPTNYFDVLFIVEHPAFSDFYDELLSGGLMVETGDDADGTGATGDLEHVDLRPGYQAYDFEIPVILRDADEELRQPSINPLELAASPYPLDLIIKTVGKGDRFVSHDAETGTQYGDYRVDGGVLTATGYNDYLSRMTTRITEALGRTMTKSQSKYNENAKFPILQAYRPLLTGWLDSYIRHRLFGQEFDPLAEENWRVLLLDDVAHSIAGTFATRLVELQDSQLVASAEVQHRSLSEVATIPVRGSTAEEVNKCIYPKLPVPSQGGGLERRFIRWADKDSGIEALAKVHEYRHDFLRRPYLKADGMPAQYSPDFLIRTPFTIYVVETKAQSALSDENVQRKQKAALAWCEQINELPEEERDGRDWAYVLLGETIVNEWHEKNATVTDLLEYARLRRTTTARQERLL, from the coding sequence ATGAGCGGCTTTGCTGACTTCCCGCTTGCCAAGGGGCTTTCTGCGGTCGTTGACCCGCTGATCCCCGGGATCGTCGATGGCACCGGTTCGAAGCTGCTCGACCAGGTCACTCCGGTGACGGCCGAGCTACTGCGTTTCTGGTTTCAGCAGGACTACTGCGAACTCCGCGAGCTGAATTTCCACGCCGGACAGCGCGCCGCGATTCTCCACATCATCTACGCGCACGAAGTCCTCGGCACGGCCCGTCTCCGTGATCTCTACGAGGCAGTCGCTCCGGAAGCGATGCTTGAGGGCGGCGTACTTGGCGAGGTGACGCGCGACCGCCACGACCACCCGAAGTACGCGGCGAAGATGGCCACGGGCACTGGTAAAACGTGGGTGCTGAACGCGCTGCTGGTCTGGCAGTACCTGAACAAGCTCGCGAACCCGCAGGATCCGCGCTTCTCCAGCAACTTCCTGCTCGTCGCACCGGGTCTCATCGTGTACGACCGGCTCCTCGACTCGTTCCAGGGTAAGGAGCAGAATGGCGAGCGAGACTTCTCCACGAGCGACATCTACCGTCAGCAGGATCTGTTCATACCGGACACCTACCGCACGCAGGTCTTCACGTTCCTTCAGTCCTCCGTCGTCACCAAGACCGAGATCGGTCGCAAGGTCACCGGATCGGGCCTGATCGCGATCACAAACTGGCATCTACTCGCAGGCAAGGAAGACCCCGACTTTCTCGACGATGACGAGGTCGAAGCGCCTGGCGCCGAGATCGACCCGAAGGCCGCAGTCGAGAGTTTCTTCCCGCTCACTCCTGGCACGAGCGCTGGGAACGCGCTCGATGTGCTGGACCGACGGTTCCTGCGGGGCGGCCCACTCCAAGCGCTGAAAGACCTGCCCGATCTCGTCGTGTTCAACGACGAGGCACATCACATCCACGAGGTGCGCAAGTCCGATGAGGTCACCGACGTCGAGTGGCAGAAGAGCCTGAGTGAGATCGCCTCGACAAAGGGACGCCGTTTCACCCAGGTCGACTTTTCCGCGACCCCATACAACGAGGTCGGATCGGGGCGCTCGAAGGGCAAGGCCTACTTCCCTCACATCGTCGTCGATTTCGACCTCAAGTCCGCCATGCGTGCCGGACTCGTTAAGTCGCTTGCGCTTGATAAGCGCAAGGAGATCGCGGCGCTACCACTGGACTTCAAAGCGGAGCGCGACGAGCAGAAGCGCGTCACCGGCCTGTCGAACGGTCAGCGCGTCATGCTCCAGGCTGGTCTGAAGAAGCTCCAGATCCTCGAAGAACAGTTCGCCGACGCCGATCCCGACAAACACCCGAAACTGCTGGTGGTCTGCGAAGACACCAACGTCACACCGCACGTCGTCGAGTACCTGCAGAGCACTGGGCTTTCTGAGGACGACATCCTGCGTGTCGACTCCGGCCGCAAGGCCGAGCTTGGCCCGAAGGACTGGGAGCCCATCCGAGAGAAGCTGTTCGACGTCGACCGGCACAAGCAGCCCAAGGTCATCGTCTCGGTGCTCATGCTCCGTGAAGGATTCGACGTCAGCAATATCGCAGTCATCGTGCCGCTGCGCTCGTCAAAGGCGTCCATCCTGCTGGAGCAGACGATCGGGCGCGGTCTGCGCCTGATGTGGCGCGGCGACCCCTCGATCGACGAGCTTAAGGCCGAGACCCGGGAGCGAATCAGTAAGGGGCTCGAGCCGACCAACTACTTTGACGTGCTGTTCATCGTCGAACACCCAGCGTTCAGCGACTTCTACGATGAACTGCTCAGCGGTGGACTCATGGTCGAAACCGGCGACGACGCGGACGGTACTGGTGCAACCGGCGACCTGGAGCACGTTGATCTCAGACCTGGCTACCAAGCGTACGACTTCGAGATTCCTGTCATCTTGCGCGATGCCGACGAGGAACTACGTCAGCCGAGCATCAATCCGCTCGAGCTTGCGGCGTCGCCGTACCCACTTGACCTGATCATCAAGACCGTCGGCAAGGGTGACCGGTTCGTTTCGCACGACGCCGAGACTGGTACACAGTACGGTGACTACCGCGTCGATGGCGGAGTGCTGACTGCCACTGGCTACAACGACTACCTCTCCCGCATGACGACGCGCATCACCGAGGCGCTTGGCCGGACGATGACGAAAAGTCAGAGCAAGTATAACGAGAACGCGAAGTTCCCGATTCTCCAGGCGTACCGTCCGCTGCTCACCGGTTGGCTCGACAGCTACATCCGTCACCGCCTATTTGGTCAGGAGTTTGACCCGCTGGCCGAAGAGAACTGGCGCGTGCTGCTGCTTGACGACGTCGCGCACAGTATCGCCGGAACGTTCGCCACCAGGCTTGTCGAGCTCCAGGACAGCCAGTTGGTGGCCTCAGCCGAAGTACAGCACCGTTCACTGTCCGAAGTCGCCACGATCCCCGTTCGCGGTAGCACCGCCGAAGAAGTCAACAAGTGCATCTACCCGAAACTGCCAGTCCCATCCCAAGGCGGCGGGCTTGAGCGACGCTTCATCCGCTGGGCTGACAAAGACTCTGGCATCGAGGCCCTGGCCAAGGTGCACGAGTACCGGCACGATTTCCTTCGTCGGCCGTACCTGAAAGCCGATGGCATGCCCGCGCAGTACTCGCCAGACTTCCTCATCCGCACGCCGTTCACCATCTACGTTGTCGAGACGAAGGCGCAGTCTGCGCTCAGCGACGAGAATGTGCAGCGCAAGCAGAAAGCGGCGTTGGCATGGTGCGAGCAGATCAATGAGCTACCCGAGGAAGAGCGCGACGGCAGGGATTGGGCATACGTGCTACTGGGCGAGACCATCGTCAACGAGTGGCACGAGAAGAACGCCACGGTGACCGATCTTCTCGAATACGCGCGACTTCGTCGCACCACCACGGCACGCCAGGAGCGGCTGCTATGA